A region from the Clostridium beijerinckii genome encodes:
- a CDS encoding ATPase: MYTELIKIIEGALKGDKEKVINYSKVLAENLRKEGEENLSKKILNTVESNNTRMVALDSFSTKPVDQESRMDIVDIKMPTSNFEELVFDKFINSEIEDFTKTFEYRDILKRKGIDVNNTLLLYGPPGCGKTSLARYISCKTNLPLVTARFDSLLSSLLGNTAKNIRKIFEYASKRPCILFLDEFDVIAKVRDDKNELGELKRVVNSLLQNIDEFSENSILIAATNHHELLDPAIWRRFNKIIELERPQKEQIRKLVKKYSSDFKIDFISNEKKLEYLLDAVKDLSPADIKSIMYTSIKKSIMKEKDIIEFIQIIYEIFLFKNHNVSNEDELIKYLNLYGVTQKEIVDFFDLPIRRVRETINNK, encoded by the coding sequence ATGTATACAGAGTTGATAAAAATAATCGAAGGTGCCCTTAAAGGAGATAAAGAAAAAGTAATTAATTATTCAAAGGTACTTGCAGAGAACTTAAGAAAAGAAGGCGAAGAAAATCTATCAAAAAAAATATTAAATACTGTAGAATCTAATAATACAAGAATGGTTGCGTTAGATTCGTTTTCTACAAAACCAGTAGACCAAGAGAGTAGAATGGATATAGTTGATATAAAAATGCCAACTTCAAATTTTGAAGAATTGGTATTTGATAAATTTATAAATTCAGAAATAGAGGATTTCACAAAAACTTTTGAATATAGAGATATATTGAAAAGGAAAGGGATTGATGTTAATAACACTTTATTATTATATGGACCTCCTGGATGTGGAAAAACATCTTTAGCTAGATATATAAGTTGTAAAACTAATTTACCATTGGTAACAGCACGATTTGATTCATTGTTATCTTCATTGTTGGGTAATACAGCCAAGAATATAAGAAAGATATTTGAATACGCATCGAAGAGGCCATGTATATTATTTTTGGATGAGTTTGATGTTATAGCTAAAGTAAGAGATGATAAAAATGAACTAGGAGAATTAAAAAGGGTAGTAAATAGCTTGCTACAGAATATAGATGAATTTAGTGAAAATAGTATATTAATAGCAGCAACTAATCATCATGAGTTATTAGATCCAGCAATTTGGAGGCGATTTAATAAGATTATTGAGTTAGAAAGACCACAAAAAGAACAGATAAGAAAATTAGTTAAAAAATACTCAAGTGATTTCAAAATAGATTTTATATCTAATGAGAAAAAATTAGAATATTTATTAGATGCAGTAAAGGACCTAAGTCCAGCCGATATAAAAAGTATTATGTATACATCAATCAAGAAATCTATAATGAAAGAAAAGGATATTATAGAATTCATTCAAATAATATATGAGATTTTCTTATTTAAAAACCATAATGTAAGTAATGAAGATGAGTTAATCAAATATTTGAATTTATATGGAGTCACCCAAAAAGAAATTGTAGATTTTTTTGATTTACCTATTAGAAGAGTTCGAGAAACAATAAATAATAAATAA